The following is a genomic window from Engystomops pustulosus chromosome 11, aEngPut4.maternal, whole genome shotgun sequence.
attatatggtatttggtggcacactgtacatattatatggtatataggggcacgctgtatgtattatatggtatatgggggcacactgtatgtattatatggtatatggcggcacactgtatatattatatggtatatgggggcacgctgcatgtattatatggtatatgggggcacgctgtatgtattatatggtatatggcggcacgctgtatgtattatatagtatatggctgcacgctgtatgtattatatagtatatggctgcacgctgtatgtataatatggtatatggctgcacgctgtatgtattatatggtatatggtggcacgctgtatgtattaaatggtatatggtggcacgctgtatgtaatatatggtatatggcggcacgctgtattgattttatattatatggcggcatgctgtatgtattatatgatatgtgGCGTCATGCTGTATGTTTTATATGGTATGTTGCGTCACaccgtatgtattatatggtatatggcggcacgctgtatgtattatatggtatatggcggcatataaggcgcaacagtccgatgcgccttatatatgtaataattccatatataaggcgcatcagactataaggcgcagggtcgggggcgtgtcggaggtccgggggcggagcggagacccgacgggacgcgacgccgagaagagacgcggaacgcgtggaaggtgagcggggaaggtgagggggaggtggagaatggaatacttacataggtccccgctaccggagacagcagatctccagcgggaactgcagaccacgcggcagaagttgtagggcgcaccggactataaggcgcactttggatttccaaggaaatccaaggcttttaagtgcgccttatagtccggaaaatacggtagttcatGGAGGgaagctctatgtattttgcattgctttattttcacatttaaccaatatgattgggtctggtcctgacactccttgatattttacatgtatagagaggggtggggggcgtttttctatagctcgcctcaggcagcagaaaggcaagGTGCACCCctgcatccacgtccactcctcattgtagacttgaggaagctgactgacctgactagcagttctggtggaagttgacatttggcaatctacaatcgctctgcgctgctggtaaactctggataacatggttaatgttgaattccagctCGTTGGCACGTCGCAAAACAGTcattgagcgggcagttggaggtggcactAAGCTGCCCTgatagtggcagcatctgtgctggactttctgagatgcgcacagatgcggcgcaccttcgtgagcaaatcagacagattggcgtatgtcttgaggaactgctgaactatgagatttaacacatgggccaggcatggcacatgtgtcagtctgccgagttgcaaagccgccactaggttacggccgttgtcacacataaccatgcttggcttcaggttcagcggtgccagccacagatcggtctgtgccatgatgccctttaatagctcttgggcggtgtgccttttattgcctaggctcagcagtttgagcaccgcctgctgtcgcttagcgacggcactgctgctgcgcctacagctaccgactgatggcgccatgcccacggatggtaatttggaggaggaggtggagaaggggtgggaggaggaggaggcgttggcagtatatgagctgccccagggtcagactcggtcccagcctccaccaagttaacccaatgtgccgtcagcgatacatagtgccggcagcactcgtccacgtgtccgtggttaggtggaccttgtcagaaacggcgttggtcagggcatggatgatgttgtctgacacgtgcttgtgcagggctgggacagcacattggaaagtagtggcggctggggaccgaataccgaggggcggccaccgccttgaggttgcgaaaggccttggtctctaccagcctatagggcagcatctccaggatgagtaatttggagatgtggacgttgagggcttgggcatacggaactgtatttcctcttgcgctccagcgtctggggtatagacagttgaactctgcgcatggagacattggtggacgctgtgggggattgtggaggcgaaggtgtggttttcgtgcgggaggtgtttgtgccggggtcctgggcagtaggctgactagcagaggcagcaaatgacacaggggaaggagcagtggtgttcccggccggaggtgaacggccttggttccattgagtggggtgtttagcatttatatgcctgcgcatactggtggtggttaagctagtagtggtggaacccctgctgatcctggtgtggcacaggttgcacaccacagtccgttggtcatccggtgtttctttagagaacctccagacttcagaaaatctagccctcgccacggaagcttcactacgtgaaacatttggcgctgatggaccagctctggccctgtctctccgtctggccccaccactgcctcttccaacctgttctcatatAGGACTCGcttccgtctcacaagcactgtgttcacccggcctatcaacccagcttgggtctgtcatctcatcatccgccgatccctcagtctgctcccacctcggacttcctgccctgacaacaactttaccactgtctgacaaccgtgtctcctcatggtccgacacctctttacacacttcttccactacgtcaagaaggtcatcataacccacagactgggaccggtggaaaacctgggcatcgggaaagagctcagcagcatctgacaagtggtttgtgactctgggaagggtccagaaaacagttcctcagagtatgccggctcaaatggcagattttcctgggagggggcagactggggggaaggaggttgaggtggaggagctggaggagtgctgatttcggtgacatgggtggactgtgtggaagactgactggtggacaaatggctagaagcattgtccgcaatccacgacataacctgttcgcactgttctggcctcaacagtgctctaccacaagtcccagtaacttgagacgtgacgagtgtagctctgcggcatttcttgctccctcatcagcaggtggtgtgtaccacggcctctgacccctgcagtaattggacgcccatgccctcgtcctctacccctagccctcgggtttaacattttcaaaattaaagtctattatgtagacaaaacagaaaaataaactgtaattttattttttaatttctttttgtgttttttttgtgtttttttttatagaacaaaacgtgcagaagaaatcggACAGCAACCACAggagatgattgctatggctagtttctaacctacacagacagcacacaaaaggattttgtgctgtgactttaagttttgaaaaacgttgggttcttggagaatcactcctgcctaacagtaagcttatATAGCACCCTAaccctatccctgaccagcagcagctctctccctaacggcatccagacagagaatgatccgagcagcgcaggcaagggctagtctattccagggtcacctgatcaggccagccaaccactgctatcgacatgtaagtgtaccacgagatgctgggtgtactgcagaatctcctggcttgtgattggctctgtttatggccgccaaaaatctaaacgccgcaagattacattttctcgagtgggcgaaatactcgtccaagtatgttcgctcatctctagttaggactaATGTGTTATATGGTGGGACGACTGGTGATTTATCCAAATAAATGTCACATACTTATCtccagttttgtttttttgtgtgctcAGAGGTGTAATacctccacctagtggtatattctggtaacacgcgttataatgtaatatgtaattattagttttatgctTCTCTAATTCATTATTACTGTAGAGTGTTCTGCATGTGCTTGGGTGTGTCACACGTCCAAATTAGGGCAATGGCCTCacaatatattggggctcatttactgagggtcgcactgctcactttcgtcCCACTTTGTACCTTTATCAGGGATTGCACGGTTTGGACAGGtgcttaacaggtgtctgcgcagggattgtgtcgcacgctagcAGTTTTTGgcgtagctgcgctggcttccatgtgacctAAATTGGGGGGGTGCCGTctggtccgactgattcgaactgagtgcgggatttaactttcaaattgtgtcacgaacccaagcacttacatgcaccacttaaaagatgatgaactccagcggacctgagcggggaagcgacacatgcaggatattgcgcacaccatcttagtgaatgataatcagtgaactccagcggccgggtaagtaaatgtggagaTTAGTAAAACTCAAAATTTGAATAGTGGATAGGAAATTTATGTTCTAGAGATATAATATTATTCTGCCTGAGTAGAACACTTAAAATTTATAGTCTTTATTTAGAAGTTTTAAAACAAtgaggccactcttcagccactttACAAACACAAAAATCAGGCTTTCAGCATGTATTAGAGGGAGATTGGGTCACAATTTAGGATCCCATACATTTTAATGTCTCCCCCTACAGCTGACTAGAATGCTGCTTATTATACTAGCAGCCGTGCTCGGTCCAGTTGTGGGTACCAGCACTGTGCCGATTAGCGGAATCAACGTCACAACTGAGGTAAGTTAATAAACAGCTATGAATTCCGTCTATACACCcactgcctgacgcgtttctgcaaTGCCCTGTTGTGGGTATTGCGTCATCAGAGGCATTTAGATGTTAAACTAGGTGTGTTATAATTGCGGCTGCACACTGCATATTTTACATAAGTGCAGCCGCCGGCGTCTATCTGGCACTGTTGCGGCCgtaaatgtaagtaaatgtgctccattgacaTTTTATAAAACTAAGTAATGGAAAAAGCACAATTAACTTGCCAAACTTGCAagtgttttatttttctgttttgttttataTGCTCAGATTTACTCTCCACCATAAACCTGATTTTACGCATTGTCATCATAAGGTATAGTGCTACAGAGTGACCTTACTCTGCTATTTACATTGTAAAATCTTTGTCCTGCAGTGTGTACAGTATGCATTACCAACATGAAGCAGCATTCCTGCGGTATTTACCTACACGTCTTGTAACCATTTGAAGTATTTGGATCAGATTAAAGATGTGGTTGTTGCTGGACTTGAATTTTACAACATTCTAGAAGACTGGCCATAACCAGATCACCTATAGATCTTCATCTCAGAAACAAGCTGTAAAGGAGATGGATATATAAACACAGAGAATTCCAATAATACTATCGGAGAAACGTGTGGATAGTGATGTCATTCATCTTACAACTTGGGGAGGGTGGATGGGTGAGAGAAATAGGAAACATTTGTGAAAAATTATGAGACAGAAGCTTTTCATATAACAATTTCAGGACACTTGGAGCAACATTGATTGATTGCACCCAAACAGGATCTTTGTAAAACTTCAGTGAAGCTTCAGCAAAGCAAGTCTTTGGATGATTTGTTCATCACTTCATATAAACTAAACATgtggggggttatttacaggacttTTGGCATAGAGGCTCTGAAAATGATTGCAAATGCTAGTGATCAGTGAGACTAGTGGCTGCGCACAAGCTGCAGCTCGCAAACTCTTTATGGGGGACGTTGATTCGGCCAAAAAATTGTCCCCCATAGGCATCCATGGTGCCTATGctcagtacggtgagcacaatgagGGCTCAACATTCCAAGACAAGGCTGCAAAAGAGATAGAGTATGCTCTTTGGTCGTAAGAATGGCTGTACATCCTTAATAGTGAAAGTTCGCACTAGCAACTTTCAGATACAGATACATTGACATGGTTTTTCATTGTATCATCTTTATTCTtctcatgatttttttttagcatttaaaTCATACAGTGCATAGATGTCGGCAATGCTCAGCAGGCTTTGGCTGTGCACATTATTATggtcatcttaaagggaacctctcatctTACCTGTCATTTTTACATAATGACAGGTACTAATAGCCTCTGGTATGccgatttaaaaatgccttttcatGCTTCTGAATAATTCCTCAAATTTTACATTATTTGGTTCCCTTCCAGGAATGTATGATGAGTACGAAGGGACtatctcctgctccctcctcctgctTACATCAGATCACCGCCGCAAGCAAAATGTATGTAGTACACAGCATCTATTCTTGTTTTGCATTTGATGTTTGCATTAACAGTATATCTCCCTCACTCACTATATTTGATACAAAGATTCATGTTTTTCATACAATCAGAATTTTAAAGGTTTTCAATTATCTTCTTTTATTCATTGAATATTGAATAAAACATCAATTTGATTTGAAATTCACATTAAAAACATACTAATAATAGATCTGATACTGAAGCTGTAAGTTGTTAGTGCAATGCCTTATATAGGGCGCCTTATCCGGCTTTGTGACATCTTCATTGGGTCACTATATGCTTCTTATTACAACATTAAGGATATTATGTTATTGTAAATCGTACGGTATTATTTGATGTTTCGGGTAGAGTTTTACCTTGTCTGGTACCGGCTCAATGTCTCATTACTGGACCAAGAGGTCTCTAGAAGATTTCAACTCTTTTTTGGAAATCAAAAATATTGTGAAACAGACAGCTGTAAAATATAGTCCCCATGTCCTAATTATAGATGGTCCAGGTCACACATAGGCATTTTTGTCAAAATGTCTTGGTATTCCTTTCTGTCCATTACGATTGTTGTTCTGATCTTGGCGGCTTGTGTGGGCAGATCTCACAGACTTTACACCATTGTAGGAATAATTTATTCTGCAAAACAATATTTGACAAAAATGAATCATTTTTTTTCTCCTATACAAAAACTGCTTATCTCTAGCACTGATCATCATCAAAGTTATAATAATGTAAAGCTGCTAGGCTATGGCATTGTGATTGACAATCACCTGATATCAGGGGGGCATCATGAGGTGCCAACCCATGttgtgagttgagcctcttaccTCCTGCGGCAAgatgaggggcagcatcaggtgtacagttatctgctacaaagcaggacctggacacgtaaaaataatgggggtcatttaataaggacacgttttcccgacgtgttagccgaatatttccgatttgcgccaattttccctgaattgccccgtgatttcggattgtggcgcatcggcgctggcatgcacgtgacggaaatcggggggcgtggccgaacgaaaacccgacggattctgaaaaactgctgcatttaaaaaattaaaatgttgcgggagtcgcacttaccttcaccaggtataggccggtgaacttcagtgcattccgacaggcctcggggaacttcagcgcatcagcaccacctggtggacgtcggaggaactaccttagttaatcccgtccggacccgaatccaccgcagagaacgcgccgctggatcgcgaatggaccgggtaagtaaatctgtcccaatgtctcTGCACATTGGATCTCAGCACACTGCATGGAGGACCCATTTGCTTGAAAAAACATATTACTGAATGGGAAAGAGGGGACGCCATTCAatagctcacctcaggcagcagagagtttaggttcttaTTGAACTAACAAAGAAATGTCATGGAGGAAATTCTGGGGTTCTAAGATTCTCAGGGATAGAAAGACTAAACCCTATTTTGGCAGGAGGGGATCGATCTCCTGCGGGAGAGTATATGGATCATGAAATTAGAGCGTTGGGACATCTAGGTTTGAACTATTGCAATTAGTTGAGTGTATTTCTTTGATATAATATGTATTATGATCATGGTATTGTTACAATTACTGTCCTAGCTATCTGATTTATATGCTACTCTACAGGATTTATCCCTCCCCCTTTCTTTCTCCACTATTATTAATGTATATTCCTGCATGTATCTATTTTTGACATCctttctgtatctgttgtttttttaaagatGTGTTTCGTCCCTCTGAAGACCAGAGGGTCTCCTTACCTGTCGTTCTTGTCACAAGTTTTAGATCCATTTGGAGTAAGTTTAGCCTGGTTTGCTTTTATGATGGAGCCGCCCCCCCTGCGATTGCGTCCATTTTTAGTGCCTCGTAGGAAGGCGGCACCACTGGCTTGAGAAAGTGCTAATCAGCGGGAAACGGTCCTGTTGCCAAGACGGGGCCCCCTCCATGTAATTGTCACTTTGAAATAAAGATGTCCTACTACACAAGATCTTCTTTGTATATTACATATGGACTTTGGACTCAGCCGAGCACTGCTATTTGGACCCAGGCTAAGACTGTCCTGCGTACACCATCTACCTGTAGGTTGTGTCCACCATGAGATTTCTTCTTGGAGTAGAGTTTAGGTTTACCTCTGCCTGAAAAAGGGACAGTAAGGAACACCAGTCCCATCACACTGGTTGGAGGGTCATGCCTTTTTAACCACTGACATTGAAGTTGCGTTCACGGAGGGGTGTGCATTCATGTGTGTATGACCACTGACCTGCCAGAAGTGAGCAAGACGCAAGAAACTACAGGAAGTCCTAAAAGTGGCTTCTGGTGGGTCACGTAACCAGTAACTTAAAAGGGGAAAGTTTACATCCGTAAATACATTATTCATGACCATATTGGTGTGTTGTACTGGGGTACAGTGTCTGCATTGGGGTTCACTCAATACCTCTGGGAAGAAAGGTTTCTTATACTGAAATTCAACATGCCCCACCAGGACATATGAAagatcattatatacagatatacagtaataGTCTATATAACGGGACATACAATAGCATCATTTTTCATACCTTGCTTTTTTGATACTATCATTTAAAGAGAGACAGAGAATAGCACCGCCGATAACCGAAAGTGATGATCCTGCCCAACCGATGAACAACGCAGCTCCAAGCTCATACCTGTCGTAGAacaataatagaaataataatacaCATCTTACATCATGTGGGTGTATGATTATTAGTTGTATTGTTCTATTACTTACTTTTGCTCCAGGAATGTTGGATCAAAGAATTCTGAGGTTATTTTGTGGGCATAAAGCGACACTCCAGACATTGCACAAAGCCCTAGAATAGACATATAAGGGAAGTTATAGCTCCTTCTCGTTTACTTTTATGCTAATCTGCCTTGATTttataaggcttcattcacaagtGCAGAATTCTTTTCTTGTAGTATTTCTGAGGTTATTTTGTGGGCATAAAGCGACACTCCAGACATTGCACAAAGCCCTAGAATAGACATATAAGGGAAGTTATAGCTCCTTCTCGTTTACTTTTATGCTAATCTGCCTTGATTTTATAAGGCTTCATTAACAAGTGCAGAATTCTTTTCTTGTAGTATTTATGCCTACTATTTCCTATCTTTTGCCAACATGCATATTATTATCGTATACAAACAACTATGTCCTGTTGCCATTGAGTTTGAGCAGTGAAAAAACCAAGCTACTGTACTACCTCCAATTGCTGTGCAGATTgatcacagaaaaaaacaaattggggcttacttactaagggttcGTGGATCACATTTCCGTCTGACTTCCCGTCATTTTTGGGCTTTGCgtcgctgtgacagggatttagcaggggattttggtgcacgtgattggattttggcgcagtggcgccggctttcatgcgacccaAATGAGGATGGgttgtcggacaatccaactgattcagactgaccgtgggatttaagattaaaattgtgttgcaaccaatccatttacatacaccaggaagaagatggtgaactccggtggacctgagcagggaagcgacacatgtaggatatcgggcgcacgatcttagtgaatcgtgtgagtcatcggacaatgcactttcgggaactccaagggaccgggtaagttaatgtgcacTTACCGGAATCAGCGAAACCCAGGTCAAAGCATATGCCTCTTTGGCTCCAGTTTATTAATGAAAAGCGTTTTTTAACTATCATACTTGTGAGTGTACTAAAAAGAATTGTATACCTTTAAAAGTAAGATCTATGCCATGAATCTGTCTTGCTTAATCCTgttttaaaatcttttaaaactTGTCTGTGTTCCATTTGCAATATAAAGAAGAcactagtggggcacatttactaagggtccgcagccgcgaatccgtcgggtttttcccgaatttttccgctttgcactgtatttcacgggattgtggcgcacgcaatcgatttttggcgcaatcgcgccgactttcgcgcgacagaaatcggggggcgtggccactggacagcccgaaggattcggaaaaaccgcagaatttaaaaagccatttgtgtcgcaaaatcaagcactcacatacaccagaaaaaagcaggtgaacttcggcggacctcggcgcagcaccgaaacatggtgaatatcggctcacggaccttagtgaatcccggcagaacccgaatcagcgtcggagaacccgctgctggatcacgactggaccgggtaagtaaatgtgccccactgtgtttttttCTGTGATCAATCTGGACAGCAATTGGAGGTAGTAGTTTGGTTTTTTAACTACACTGACTTTTCCGTACAAGGAAAACTTTATTAAACTTCAGACAAAGATACATCGTCAATGGCATGACAGATACATTTTAACAGTGTAGCAGCTTGTAGGGCATTATGGAACCAAAGCCAAGCATATGTAGTGAAATGGGCATGGTACAAGAATATTACAGAGCATGACATTAACTTATATACATAACTCAGGGCATCTGAGGAGTAAAGAGGGAAGAGAAGGGAAAAGAGGGGAGTGAGGTGAGTGGAATGGGGGAGGGACGGTTTTGGGGATGGGATCATGTCAGAAGGGGGGAGACAGCTGGCGGGTCTTGAGAGGGGGTGCAACCAATCCATCCAGTCTTCAGTCTCGGAGTTCTCGGTATTCAAAGGAGGATAAGAATGATTGCCAATGTAACCAAGTAATGGAGAACCGGTGCGGTCTGCTACTTCTGCTAACCATTCAGAAATGGTGGGAGGCGCCATTTTCTTGGAATAACTGTCTTGGCCCCATGAATTAGGTGGCATGTGAGGGACTTCTTGTATTTATGTGGCGGCATATCAAACATGGATGAAAGGATCGCTTCAGGGGTGTTCAGAATTGTAGCACCAGTAATGTGTTTGATACAGGTGAGAACCGTGGAAGAAAAGTTATTGAGCTTCAGACAGTACCACCAAATGTGGGCCATGGTGCCACCACTAGCTCCATAGCGCCAGCAGACATCAGGATCCTCCGGATACCATAGATGCAGTTTAACGGGCACTCTGAACACTACACTGACTTTTAAGGTGATTGCTCTGGACATACACTTGTGCCATAGCTCCCTCACTAGGCCTGGAACTGCAACTATACAAAATTCTACATATAATTGAGTTTGAGCAGCCTTCGACAGGCCAAATCCTGAAAAAATTATACCTTAGTGTAAAAAATGGAGAATACATTTGTTGCATTTAATCTTTTACATTGGAGAAGCACCTAAAAGCCATAATCCATGTAGGATATTATAGATGTAAATAGTAATACAAGAGCACTCACCACTCATGATAAATAGGAAGCCAGAGAGACAAGTGATTTTTCCTTTTATGTCATCTGAGCCTCCAATCTTGGTGCACTTCATTCCAACAAGGGCAAATATTGAGCCAAAAAATCCAAGGCTAACAGCTGCTATAAGCAAACCCCGGCAAGCTTGGATGTATCCTGAAATGCAAATAAGGTGTTATGACAACACTCTACATGTGGAGTTAACAGGGTAATctcatttcagaaaataaatgttattgtgtgTATTATGAAAACTTATACAGAGATAGAGTTCCCTCCATTAGACAAGCCATTTTTGAGCCAAACAAGAGGGTATACATCCAAAACAACAGGAAGAAGTACCGGTAAGCCCAACTTTCACGGCCAAGGTCAGAAAACCATGATTATGAGTAATTATAACAGTAATTATCAACAATAATTCAAGGGCATTACAGGAAGGTTCAGCATCGGAAGGTTCAGATAGCTAAGCAGCAGAAGCCAGAGTCACTCAGTAGGTAGGagaaccttaaaggacatctaccaccagaatgaaggattgtaaaccaagcacactgacatactgctatgtgcccctctggcagcataatctcttctttaagattcttatgcccttgttttaaaaaaaaaaagctttgaaaattatgcaaatttgcctgggagacagcccgagtgccaacagagaggcctccgagtgccatctctggcaccagtgccataggttcaccacgaCTGCTTTAGGGTATTAACATGTAGTGATTATTGAGGGAGTGGTGAATTATAAGCATTAGGATGTCTTACGGTACAGTAGTACAGTGACCTAAAGATGAAAAGCAATAAGTAAATAAT
Proteins encoded in this region:
- the LOC140105882 gene encoding claudin-10-like — translated: MPHMASEIIAFVLSVSGWVLVSSTLPTDYWKVSSIDGTVITTATFWSNLWKTCVTDSTGVSNCKDFPSMLALEGYIQACRGLLIAAVSLGFFGSIFALVGMKCTKIGGSDDIKGKITCLSGFLFIMSGLCAMSGVSLYAHKITSEFFDPTFLEQKYELGAALFIGWAGSSLSVIGGAILCLSLNDSIKKARINYSYNGVKSVRSAHTSRQDQNNNRNGQKGIPRHFDKNAYV